In Pseudomonadota bacterium, a single genomic region encodes these proteins:
- a CDS encoding nitroreductase gives METLECIAQRRSVRKFTEQEVSNQQLKELMQAARLAPSWANTQCWEFVIVRDTATKAKLAETLPEGNPARKAAANAPVLLVACGKLGTSGFYKGQAATSKGDNWYLFDVGLAVQNISLAAHAMGLGTVILGLFDAEAAGNILNLPDSVKVVSMVPLGYPLKEGGTAPTRKPLCEFVFSNRYENGWVSGDEQNLCFLGEDM, from the coding sequence ATGGAAACTCTGGAATGCATCGCTCAACGTCGCAGTGTCAGAAAATTCACCGAACAGGAAGTCAGCAACCAGCAGCTCAAAGAGCTGATGCAGGCCGCCCGCCTAGCTCCCTCCTGGGCAAATACCCAGTGCTGGGAATTTGTTATCGTCAGAGACACCGCGACAAAGGCAAAACTGGCCGAAACCCTGCCCGAAGGCAATCCGGCCCGCAAGGCGGCCGCGAATGCCCCGGTGTTGCTCGTCGCCTGCGGCAAACTCGGCACCTCTGGTTTTTACAAAGGCCAGGCCGCAACCAGCAAGGGTGACAACTGGTATCTTTTCGATGTCGGGCTGGCGGTCCAGAATATCTCTCTGGCGGCTCATGCCATGGGGCTGGGTACGGTGATTCTCGGTCTTTTCGATGCTGAGGCGGCCGGCAACATCCTGAACCTGCCGGATTCAGTGAAGGTAGTTTCCATGGTGCCTCTCGGCTACCCTCTCAAAGAGGGGGGAACAGCCCCGACCCGCAAACCTCTGTGTGAGTTTGTGTTCAGCAATCGCTATGAAAACGGCTGGGTTTCCGGTGACGAACAGAATCTCTGCTTTCTGGGAGAAGACATGTAA
- a CDS encoding ATP-binding protein produces MSEKCSDGATCGSCSSSEKCSAEEKKAREEEVLNSRLSHIKHRLVVMSGKGGVGKSTVAVSLAVCLARQGYRVGLLDADIHGPNIPKMLGLDNKRLQAGENGIIPEPAMENLTVVSMAFLLENQDNPIVWRGPLKHTVIRQFVADVQWGELDFLIVDLPPGTGDEALSVAQVIKPLDGSIIVTTPQDVALLDSRKSVVFSQQIEVPVLGIVENMSGFKCPHCRQSIDLFKQGGGRKAAGDLQVPFLGAVPLDPQVVIQGDAGKPFVTTFPDTPAAAVFKEIVAKIETSVNA; encoded by the coding sequence ATGAGTGAAAAATGTAGTGACGGCGCGACCTGCGGCAGCTGTAGCAGTTCCGAAAAATGTTCCGCGGAAGAAAAAAAAGCCCGTGAGGAAGAGGTTTTAAATTCCCGTCTCTCCCACATCAAACATCGCCTGGTGGTCATGAGCGGCAAGGGTGGAGTCGGCAAAAGTACGGTTGCGGTCAGTCTCGCGGTCTGTCTCGCCAGACAAGGATATCGAGTCGGACTGCTCGACGCCGACATTCATGGTCCCAATATCCCCAAGATGCTGGGCCTCGACAACAAACGCCTGCAAGCTGGTGAAAACGGCATTATTCCGGAACCTGCCATGGAAAACCTAACCGTGGTCTCGATGGCGTTTCTCCTTGAAAACCAGGATAATCCGATTGTTTGGCGCGGCCCGTTGAAACATACGGTCATTCGCCAGTTCGTCGCGGATGTGCAGTGGGGCGAACTTGACTTTCTGATTGTTGACCTGCCGCCGGGAACCGGGGATGAGGCTTTGAGCGTGGCCCAGGTGATCAAGCCGTTGGATGGCAGCATTATCGTCACCACTCCCCAGGACGTGGCCCTGCTCGACTCGCGTAAATCCGTGGTCTTCAGTCAGCAGATCGAGGTTCCGGTACTGGGCATCGTCGAAAACATGAGCGGCTTCAAATGCCCCCATTGCCGGCAATCCATAGATCTTTTTAAACAAGGTGGCGGCCGTAAGGCGGCTGGGGATCTTCAGGTACCTTTTCTGGGAGCGGTTCCCCTTGATCCTCAGGTTGTCATCCAGGGAGATGCCGGCAAACCCTTTGTCACGACCTTTCCCGACACCCCGGCAGCGGCGGTTTTCAAAGAGATCGTGGCGAAAATTGAAACCTCCGTCAACGCCTAA
- a CDS encoding DUF3842 family protein has translation MRVAVVDGQGGGIGSAIIRRLKEEYGEKVEVWALGTNAIATSAMMKVRANRGATGENAIVRSVGRADIVVGTISVIMAHAMMGELTPAMATAIASGPAKKFLLPLNQENVEVVGVQREHLPVLIDNLIFLINEELSKNV, from the coding sequence ATGCGGGTAGCGGTCGTAGACGGTCAGGGCGGAGGGATCGGTAGTGCGATTATCCGGCGTCTGAAAGAGGAGTATGGCGAAAAAGTTGAGGTCTGGGCACTGGGAACCAATGCGATAGCCACTTCCGCCATGATGAAGGTTCGGGCTAATCGTGGAGCCACCGGTGAGAACGCGATTGTTCGTTCCGTGGGGCGTGCGGATATCGTGGTCGGGACGATTTCTGTCATTATGGCCCACGCCATGATGGGAGAACTGACTCCAGCCATGGCTACAGCCATTGCCTCCGGGCCGGCGAAAAAATTTCTCCTTCCCCTGAATCAGGAAAATGTCGAAGTTGTCGGGGTGCAGAGGGAGCATTTGCCGGTTCTGATCGATAATCTGATTTTTTTGATCAATGAGGAGCTGAGCAAAAATGTGTGA
- a CDS encoding CooT family nickel-binding protein — MCEANAYLEQDGRENLVMEGVYILKPEGGKILLENIFGEQKLVDAALRRISLMEHKIILVPDSSFSV; from the coding sequence ATGTGTGAAGCAAATGCCTATCTTGAGCAAGATGGCCGGGAAAACTTGGTTATGGAGGGGGTTTATATTCTGAAACCCGAGGGAGGCAAGATTCTGCTGGAAAATATTTTCGGGGAACAAAAACTTGTTGATGCCGCACTCCGTCGCATCTCCCTGATGGAGCACAAAATCATTTTAGTACCTGACAGTTCATTCTCGGTTTAA
- a CDS encoding TIGR00730 family Rossman fold protein — translation MIKNIDKRDQYLIDDFKLEESWRMFKIMAEFVEGFEQLASIGPAVSVFGSARTSPEHLDYRQALYLGNLLAKEKITVITGGGPGIMEAANRGAKEAGGTSIGLNITLPMEQKPNEFTSRLVSFKYFFVRKVMLIKYARAFVVFPGGYGTMDETFEALTLIQTNKIKPFPIILYGSHFWRNLTEWFQDELVSAGLIAEDDLDLFQVSDDVEEVVDIVRQYIFERPEYE, via the coding sequence ATGATTAAAAACATTGATAAACGAGATCAGTATCTGATTGACGATTTCAAGCTGGAAGAAAGCTGGCGAATGTTTAAAATCATGGCAGAGTTCGTTGAAGGTTTCGAACAGCTTGCCAGCATAGGACCGGCGGTTTCGGTCTTCGGTTCGGCCCGAACCAGTCCCGAGCATCTTGATTATCGACAGGCCCTCTATCTGGGCAATCTCCTGGCCAAGGAGAAGATCACCGTGATTACAGGGGGCGGCCCCGGCATCATGGAAGCCGCCAACCGCGGCGCTAAGGAAGCCGGGGGCACTTCCATCGGCCTGAATATCACTCTGCCGATGGAACAAAAACCAAACGAGTTCACCTCTCGTCTGGTCTCCTTTAAATACTTCTTCGTCCGCAAGGTCATGCTCATCAAGTACGCCCGCGCTTTCGTGGTCTTTCCGGGTGGATACGGCACCATGGACGAAACCTTTGAAGCCCTGACTCTGATTCAAACCAACAAGATCAAACCTTTTCCCATCATTCTCTACGGTTCCCACTTCTGGCGCAATCTGACGGAATGGTTTCAGGATGAACTGGTGAGCGCCGGACTTATCGCGGAAGACGATCTCGATCTTTTTCAGGTCAGTGACGATGTTGAAGAAGTGGTCGACATCGTCAGACAGTACATTTTCGAAAGACCCGAGTACGAATAA
- a CDS encoding PFL family protein, translating to MSLEEIYETYRMTEKEHFDIRAVTLGINLLPCTADDFDQLCRRVEKKIITTARQFVKRAEQVDARFGIPIINKRLTITPAALVLAGALTGNAEEDRFRVVRFAHLLDHCAHEVGVDFLGGFGALAEKGMTYADQALVDAIPEALGSTEKICGCINLASSKSGINMRGVAKIGSVIRDLALNSENAIGAAKFVVFANAVSDNPFMAGGFHGVQEADNVLNIGISGPGVVRRTVEAAPRDLPLDKIAELIKKTAFKITRAGELVGRELARDLGVRFGSLDLSLAPTTAVGDSVGRILEAMGLERVGTHGSTAALALLTDAVKKGGLMASSHIGGLSGAFVPVSEDIGLSEAVRCGALTIDKLEAMTTVCSVGLDMIPVPGDTKTTTISAIIADELAIGVMNNKTTAVRLIPVPGKKAGDMVSWGGLLGEAWIVPLHQESSDYFIWRKGQIPAPVTSFRN from the coding sequence GTGTCCCTGGAAGAAATTTACGAAACCTACCGCATGACCGAAAAGGAGCATTTCGATATTCGGGCCGTGACTCTGGGCATCAATCTGCTGCCCTGTACTGCGGACGACTTCGATCAGCTCTGCCGCCGGGTCGAGAAAAAAATCATAACGACCGCCCGGCAATTTGTTAAAAGAGCGGAACAGGTTGATGCCCGCTTCGGAATTCCAATCATCAACAAACGCCTGACGATTACACCGGCGGCCCTGGTTCTGGCCGGAGCCCTGACCGGGAATGCCGAAGAAGACCGGTTCCGAGTGGTGCGTTTTGCCCATTTGCTGGATCATTGCGCCCACGAGGTCGGGGTTGATTTTCTCGGCGGCTTTGGCGCCTTGGCGGAGAAAGGCATGACCTACGCCGATCAGGCTCTGGTTGACGCGATTCCGGAAGCCCTGGGCTCAACCGAAAAAATCTGCGGCTGCATTAATCTGGCCAGCAGTAAGTCGGGAATCAACATGCGGGGGGTCGCCAAAATCGGCTCGGTGATCCGGGATCTGGCCTTAAACAGCGAAAACGCCATCGGAGCCGCCAAGTTCGTCGTTTTCGCCAACGCCGTCAGTGATAATCCCTTCATGGCCGGTGGCTTTCATGGCGTGCAGGAAGCCGACAACGTCCTGAATATCGGAATCTCCGGCCCCGGCGTCGTGCGACGCACGGTAGAGGCCGCCCCGCGGGACCTGCCCCTGGATAAGATTGCCGAGCTCATCAAAAAAACCGCCTTCAAGATCACTCGGGCCGGCGAGCTCGTCGGGCGTGAACTGGCCCGCGACCTGGGCGTACGCTTCGGCTCACTCGATCTTTCCCTGGCCCCGACGACGGCGGTCGGCGACAGTGTCGGGCGCATCCTTGAAGCCATGGGCCTGGAAAGAGTCGGCACTCACGGTTCCACTGCGGCCCTGGCCCTGCTCACCGATGCCGTTAAAAAAGGAGGTCTCATGGCCTCCAGTCACATCGGCGGCCTGAGCGGGGCTTTTGTGCCGGTAAGCGAGGATATCGGTCTATCGGAAGCGGTCAGGTGCGGAGCGCTGACCATCGACAAGCTCGAAGCCATGACCACGGTCTGCTCCGTCGGACTTGATATGATTCCGGTCCCCGGCGACACCAAGACCACGACGATCTCGGCCATCATCGCCGATGAGCTGGCCATCGGAGTCATGAACAATAAAACCACGGCCGTGCGCCTGATTCCGGTGCCCGGCAAAAAAGCCGGTGATATGGTTTCCTGGGGCGGACTTCTGGGCGAGGCCTGGATTGTACCGCTGCATCAGGAAAGCAGCGACTACTTTATCTGGCGCAAGGGGCAGATTCCTGCACCAGTCACAAGTTTCAGAAATTGA
- a CDS encoding ACT domain-containing protein, translating into MDYNNNQADKDLAVVLVVGRDRSGIVAQISDFLWKEEINIEDISQKIMQGIFVMAMLVDLANARSDLGVLAPKIEKLGDKIGLSIQIQHQRIFTAMHRV; encoded by the coding sequence ATGGATTACAATAACAACCAAGCCGACAAGGATCTGGCCGTGGTCTTGGTGGTCGGCAGGGATCGCAGCGGCATTGTCGCCCAGATTTCCGATTTTCTCTGGAAAGAGGAAATCAATATCGAGGATATTTCACAGAAAATCATGCAGGGTATCTTCGTGATGGCAATGCTTGTTGATCTTGCTAACGCCCGCAGCGATCTCGGGGTACTGGCCCCCAAAATCGAAAAGCTCGGAGACAAAATCGGTCTTTCGATCCAGATTCAGCATCAGCGGATTTTCACGGCCATGCACCGGGTTTAG
- a CDS encoding class I SAM-dependent methyltransferase: protein MIMDDAIIRKIKQVVSANFNNSCGHYQDFEEKHGFFAALTLKLAALAGVGKGSQVLDIGCGNGASAAILSRELECEVLGFDLSPGMIEQGRQLIHDSRVRLEVGDAATPETVTKGKKFDAALYNAAIFIIPDAEKSLRAAAACLKPEGSLGFSFYPQILAADGSELFPLCFERCALPRPKAQVVTSYEKALQGLQQCCREVIEGSWEFPYTESFLCDFFSIPAQSASLFPRLDYEERRQLVPKLFAALQAEAATTRIVWRLAAGRI, encoded by the coding sequence ATGATCATGGATGACGCGATAATCCGCAAAATCAAACAGGTGGTCTCCGCCAATTTCAACAACAGCTGCGGGCACTACCAGGATTTTGAAGAAAAACATGGTTTTTTTGCCGCCCTGACACTGAAACTGGCGGCGCTGGCCGGAGTCGGAAAAGGCTCGCAAGTGCTTGATATCGGCTGCGGAAATGGCGCCTCGGCCGCGATTCTGAGCCGAGAACTCGAATGCGAGGTTTTAGGCTTTGACCTTTCTCCCGGCATGATTGAACAGGGTCGACAGCTGATCCATGATTCCAGGGTCAGACTGGAAGTCGGTGACGCGGCCACCCCGGAGACGGTAACCAAAGGGAAAAAGTTTGATGCCGCCCTCTATAACGCGGCCATCTTCATTATTCCCGATGCCGAAAAGAGTCTCCGCGCGGCAGCGGCCTGCCTCAAGCCGGAAGGGTCACTGGGTTTTTCCTTCTACCCGCAGATCCTGGCCGCCGACGGCAGCGAACTCTTTCCCTTGTGTTTTGAGCGCTGCGCCTTGCCGAGACCCAAAGCCCAGGTGGTCACCAGTTATGAAAAAGCCTTGCAGGGGCTGCAACAATGTTGCCGGGAAGTCATCGAAGGCAGCTGGGAATTTCCCTATACGGAAAGCTTTCTTTGTGATTTCTTTTCAATTCCGGCGCAGTCCGCCTCACTTTTCCCCCGGCTTGACTACGAAGAGCGCCGTCAACTGGTGCCTAAGCTCTTTGCCGCCCTGCAAGCGGAAGCGGCGACAACCAGAATCGTCTGGCGTCTGGCGGCGGGCCGAATATAG
- a CDS encoding isochorismatase family protein, translating into MSRSFCPVQADSALIIVDYQDAILNTFAAKIREQLHRQTLLCIRMAQQLQLPIIVLEQYPKGLGATNAEVRELLGKDYQPLDKKVFSGAGLIQERLPELKRNQLLIIGIETHICVMQTAVDLLDIGYALFLLTDVVGSRYTHDWRAGCDLITRAGGLPTTLQTVLYNYLGAAEGPNFKNMLPFLKQ; encoded by the coding sequence ATGAGTCGTTCATTTTGCCCGGTACAGGCCGACAGCGCCCTGATCATAGTCGATTACCAGGATGCGATCCTGAACACCTTTGCGGCCAAGATTCGCGAGCAGCTGCACCGACAGACCCTGCTCTGCATTCGTATGGCGCAGCAGCTGCAGCTGCCGATCATCGTGCTTGAACAGTATCCCAAAGGGTTGGGCGCCACCAATGCAGAAGTCCGGGAGCTTCTCGGCAAGGATTATCAACCTCTGGACAAAAAGGTTTTTTCCGGCGCCGGCCTGATTCAGGAGCGGCTGCCGGAGCTGAAACGCAACCAGCTGCTGATCATCGGCATCGAGACCCATATTTGCGTCATGCAGACCGCAGTTGACCTGCTGGACATTGGTTACGCGCTCTTTCTGCTGACCGATGTCGTCGGCTCCCGCTACACCCACGACTGGCGGGCGGGCTGTGATCTGATTACCCGGGCCGGTGGTCTGCCGACAACCCTGCAAACGGTTCTTTATAACTATCTGGGCGCGGCCGAGGGGCCGAATTTCAAGAATATGCTGCCGTTTTTAAAGCAGTGA
- the mutM gene encoding bifunctional DNA-formamidopyrimidine glycosylase/DNA-(apurinic or apyrimidinic site) lyase, with protein sequence MPELPEVETIAAALRGPLPGRRITDIKTRCLQLRRPLPLAELAKLVNETILAVERRAKYLLLTISNGHVLLLHLGMTGTLRLDPPTALPGRHDHLDLELDRNLILRFRDPRKFGLVAVVKPNPDGGVQELAALAPEPLSADFSTAYFYELSRKRNTPVKNFIMDQHRVVGVGNIYASECLFRAQILPSTPVGRLSRERCHDLVNRIKEVLSEAIASGGTTISDFHAVDGSEGAFVRKLEVYGRNGEACLKCQKPIERTVIGGRATFFCPRCQKA encoded by the coding sequence TTGCCGGAACTTCCCGAAGTTGAAACCATCGCCGCGGCGTTGCGCGGCCCGCTGCCGGGCCGTCGCATCACCGACATCAAGACCCGCTGTCTACAACTGCGCCGGCCGCTGCCGCTGGCGGAACTGGCGAAGCTGGTCAACGAAACCATCCTTGCCGTGGAACGCCGGGCTAAATATCTGTTGCTGACCATCAGCAACGGACACGTACTGCTGCTGCATTTAGGCATGACCGGCACCTTACGCCTTGATCCCCCGACGGCTCTTCCCGGACGCCATGACCACCTGGATCTCGAACTTGACCGCAACCTGATTCTGCGCTTTCGCGACCCGCGCAAGTTCGGCCTGGTGGCCGTGGTTAAACCGAATCCCGATGGCGGCGTGCAGGAACTTGCAGCCCTGGCCCCGGAACCACTGAGCGCTGATTTTTCGACCGCCTATTTTTATGAACTCAGCCGCAAGCGAAACACCCCGGTAAAAAACTTTATCATGGATCAGCACCGGGTGGTCGGGGTCGGCAATATCTACGCCAGCGAATGCCTGTTTCGCGCCCAAATCCTGCCGAGCACGCCGGTCGGCAGGCTCAGCCGGGAACGCTGCCACGATCTGGTAAACAGAATCAAGGAGGTCCTGAGCGAGGCTATCGCCAGCGGCGGCACCACGATTTCCGACTTCCACGCCGTCGACGGCAGCGAGGGGGCCTTTGTCCGCAAACTGGAAGTTTACGGCCGCAACGGTGAAGCTTGCCTAAAATGTCAAAAACCGATAGAAAGAACGGTCATCGGCGGGCGCGCCACCTTCTTCTGCCCCCGGTGTCAAAAAGCCTAG
- a CDS encoding 4-hydroxybenzoyl-CoA reductase has protein sequence MSEKLDYSVVGKSLPRSDARIKAVGAAKYADDIFLPGMLYGKLLRSPVAHARIKSIDTSAAEALPGVKCVITGQDIPKIKYGNWRLVPESQDEYALAIDKVRFIGDEVAAVAALDKDSAEEAIRLIRVEYEELPGAYSVEEALAAVAPVIHDEYHQDIPNISLDRKIEYGDLDRAFAEADLVLDDVFTVHATSHAYMEPCACVAEYDHDGRLTIWTSTQTPYFVQCLLALTLEMRENDIRVIKPFVGGGFGGKMEMRPWEFCAAFMARKLGRPVKFTLTREEELATGRRRHPMRIHSKVAFRKDGMILGKEFNVYLDGGAYNSMGPTACFLCGNFGAMLYNYPNYRYYGAHVYTNKPPAGAMRGFGAPQALFVAETQMNMAAEKLGLDPLDIRLMNAMETGDEIPGVATISSCGFKESLEKVAEMTDWRNKRKNLKPGQGIGLGCYSFISGGVFNWFNTRYNFTRAEVRAFDDGTVHLLTMASDIGQGCDTVLRQILAEELGLQVGDIRLTAADTAVTPQADLGTWGSRVTLMAGNAVRKAAQQVKEELFRVVSLKFDLNVIHDLRCGDGKIFPANRPDRAVPFGEAVKMAQRANRGEPIIGYGSYTPRNKGLVTPAFSFGAQVAECQVDKETGAVEVKYMTTAHDCGTPINPMSVEGQLEGSVHMGLGYALCEQFIMKEGKTLTTTFLDYKIPCAEDMPPGVSVHIDTYEPDGPFGAKEAGEGLVSPTAPAIADAVYNATGYRCMDLPITPQKILTGIGRIREI, from the coding sequence ATGAGTGAAAAACTTGATTATTCGGTGGTCGGCAAAAGCCTGCCCCGTTCCGACGCTAGAATCAAGGCGGTCGGCGCGGCCAAGTACGCGGATGACATTTTTCTCCCCGGCATGCTTTACGGCAAACTGCTGCGCAGTCCGGTAGCCCACGCCCGCATCAAAAGCATCGACACCAGCGCGGCCGAAGCCCTGCCCGGCGTCAAATGCGTGATTACCGGCCAGGATATTCCAAAAATCAAATACGGCAACTGGCGCCTGGTCCCGGAAAGCCAGGATGAATACGCCCTGGCCATCGACAAGGTTCGGTTTATCGGTGACGAGGTCGCGGCGGTGGCGGCCCTCGACAAGGACAGCGCCGAAGAAGCGATTCGCCTGATTCGGGTTGAATACGAAGAGCTGCCCGGAGCCTACTCGGTTGAGGAAGCTTTGGCCGCCGTCGCCCCGGTAATTCACGACGAATATCACCAGGACATTCCCAATATCAGTCTCGACCGGAAAATCGAATACGGTGATCTTGACCGCGCTTTCGCCGAAGCCGACCTCGTACTTGACGATGTCTTTACAGTGCACGCCACCAGTCACGCCTACATGGAACCCTGCGCCTGCGTTGCCGAATACGATCATGATGGCCGCCTGACGATCTGGACCTCGACACAGACCCCCTATTTTGTCCAGTGCCTGCTGGCCCTGACCCTGGAAATGCGGGAAAACGACATTCGCGTCATCAAACCTTTTGTCGGCGGCGGTTTCGGCGGCAAGATGGAAATGCGTCCCTGGGAATTCTGCGCCGCCTTCATGGCCCGCAAGCTTGGTCGCCCGGTCAAGTTCACTTTGACCCGGGAAGAGGAACTGGCCACTGGCCGGCGGCGCCACCCGATGCGGATTCACTCGAAGGTTGCGTTTCGTAAAGACGGCATGATTCTGGGCAAGGAATTCAACGTCTATCTCGACGGCGGCGCCTACAACAGCATGGGACCGACCGCCTGCTTTTTATGCGGAAATTTCGGGGCCATGCTCTACAATTATCCCAATTATCGTTACTACGGTGCTCATGTTTACACCAATAAGCCCCCGGCCGGCGCAATGCGCGGCTTCGGCGCGCCCCAGGCCCTGTTCGTCGCTGAAACCCAGATGAACATGGCGGCCGAAAAACTCGGTCTCGATCCACTGGATATTCGCCTGATGAACGCCATGGAAACCGGCGACGAAATCCCAGGCGTGGCCACGATTTCTAGCTGCGGCTTCAAGGAATCGCTGGAAAAGGTCGCGGAGATGACCGACTGGCGCAACAAACGCAAAAATCTTAAACCCGGGCAAGGTATCGGCCTGGGCTGTTACAGTTTTATTTCGGGCGGGGTTTTCAACTGGTTCAACACCCGCTACAACTTTACGCGGGCCGAGGTGCGCGCCTTTGATGACGGCACCGTCCACCTGTTGACCATGGCCTCCGACATCGGCCAGGGCTGCGATACGGTTTTACGCCAGATTCTGGCCGAGGAACTTGGCCTGCAGGTTGGTGATATCCGCCTGACCGCGGCCGATACGGCGGTCACGCCGCAGGCCGATCTCGGCACCTGGGGCAGCCGGGTGACCCTGATGGCCGGCAACGCCGTGCGCAAGGCGGCGCAGCAGGTCAAGGAAGAACTTTTCAGGGTTGTCTCCCTGAAATTCGATCTCAATGTCATTCATGATTTACGCTGTGGCGACGGCAAGATTTTCCCCGCCAACCGCCCGGATCGGGCCGTGCCTTTCGGCGAAGCCGTCAAGATGGCCCAGCGCGCCAATCGGGGTGAGCCGATTATCGGTTACGGCTCCTACACCCCGCGCAACAAGGGGCTGGTGACTCCGGCTTTCAGCTTCGGAGCCCAGGTGGCGGAATGCCAGGTGGACAAAGAAACCGGCGCCGTTGAGGTCAAATACATGACCACCGCCCACGACTGCGGCACACCGATCAACCCGATGTCGGTCGAAGGCCAGCTCGAAGGTTCGGTTCACATGGGTCTGGGTTATGCCCTGTGCGAACAGTTTATCATGAAGGAAGGCAAGACCCTGACCACCACCTTTCTCGATTACAAGATTCCCTGCGCCGAGGATATGCCGCCGGGGGTCTCGGTCCATATCGATACCTATGAACCGGACGGTCCCTTCGGCGCCAAGGAAGCCGGTGAAGGCCTGGTTTCGCCGACCGCGCCGGCGATTGCCGACGCCGTCTACAACGCCACCGGCTACCGTTGCATGGATCTGCCGATTACTCCGCAAAAGATTCTGACCGGCATCGGCCGCATCAGGGAAATATAA
- a CDS encoding xanthine dehydrogenase family protein subunit M, with protein sequence MTLPKFNFLAPTTLAEACALLEKHQGRIKLKAGGTDMLVRLSHRAVKPDYLLSIKQLPGLNEISHDQENGLTIGALALLRQVESHPLILEKAPMVARAAHATATVQIRNMGTVMGNLCNASPSADNIPTLMAMNASITTVSGKGAREIPLDEFFLGPGRTALAADEIATAIKVPAASLQNGVSYQKISPRSKVDIAAVNIGAMIALDAEKRCREVRIVMGAVGPTPLHAMQAEAFLPGKFLNEETLAEAGRLAAEDAAPISDVRASREYRKLMVEVLTKRALLEAAGLA encoded by the coding sequence TTGACTCTGCCCAAATTCAATTTTCTCGCGCCCACCACCCTGGCCGAAGCCTGCGCGCTTCTGGAAAAGCACCAGGGCCGAATCAAACTTAAAGCCGGCGGCACCGACATGCTGGTCCGTCTGTCGCACCGGGCCGTCAAACCCGATTACCTGCTCAGCATCAAACAGCTGCCGGGCTTGAATGAAATCAGCCATGATCAGGAAAACGGTCTGACCATCGGCGCGCTGGCGCTGTTACGCCAGGTTGAAAGTCATCCGCTGATTCTGGAAAAAGCCCCGATGGTAGCCCGGGCCGCACACGCCACGGCCACGGTCCAGATTCGCAACATGGGTACGGTCATGGGCAATCTCTGCAACGCCTCGCCCTCGGCCGACAACATTCCGACCCTGATGGCGATGAACGCCTCGATTACCACGGTTTCCGGAAAAGGGGCCCGGGAAATCCCCCTGGACGAATTTTTTCTCGGGCCGGGACGAACCGCCCTGGCCGCCGATGAAATCGCGACCGCCATCAAAGTTCCGGCGGCCTCTCTGCAAAACGGCGTCAGCTACCAGAAGATTTCGCCGCGCTCCAAGGTCGATATCGCGGCCGTCAATATCGGGGCGATGATTGCTCTCGACGCGGAAAAAAGATGTCGGGAGGTGCGTATCGTCATGGGCGCGGTCGGGCCGACGCCGCTACACGCGATGCAGGCCGAGGCTTTTCTGCCGGGCAAATTTCTCAACGAAGAAACCCTGGCCGAGGCCGGCCGTCTGGCGGCCGAAGACGCCGCCCCGATCTCAGATGTCCGAGCCAGCCGTGAATATCGTAAACTGATGGTCGAAGTTCTGACCAAACGGGCTCTGCTGGAAGCCGCGGGCCTGGCTTAG
- a CDS encoding (2Fe-2S)-binding protein yields the protein MKKELITLHINGDDYELAVYPWRTLNEILRDELHLTGTKHGCGTGDCGACTVLLDNQSVSSCLTLAIEAAGHKITTIEGLAGKEKAADPEHQELHPLQESFIAKGAIQCGFCTPGMILSSKFLLDHTPLPNESEIRAGLSGNLCRCTGYNKIVEAIADAATKLQEK from the coding sequence ATGAAAAAAGAGCTGATCACTCTCCACATCAACGGCGACGATTACGAGCTTGCGGTTTATCCCTGGCGCACCCTGAACGAAATTCTGCGCGACGAACTCCACCTGACCGGCACCAAACACGGCTGCGGCACCGGTGACTGCGGGGCCTGCACGGTGCTGCTCGACAATCAGAGCGTTTCTTCCTGCCTGACCCTGGCGATCGAGGCCGCCGGTCATAAAATCACGACGATCGAAGGCCTGGCCGGAAAGGAAAAAGCCGCCGACCCGGAACACCAGGAACTCCACCCGCTGCAGGAGTCATTTATCGCCAAGGGTGCGATTCAGTGCGGCTTCTGCACCCCGGGAATGATTTTGTCGAGCAAGTTCCTTCTCGACCATACTCCACTCCCGAATGAATCCGAGATTCGCGCCGGTCTCTCCGGTAACCTCTGCCGCTGCACCGGTTACAATAAAATAGTCGAGGCGATTGCCGACGCCGCCACTAAACTTCAGGAGAAATAA